In Brevibacillus marinus, the genomic window CAGGCGGCGACGAGCGGATGGCTGATCCGCTTCCGGGGGTCGATCCGGCGAACCTCCGGCGGCAGACTGCGGCAGATCCAGACGGAGAGCGTATGGACCCGGTTGGCCAGCTGCACGTCGTGATCCAGCCTGTCGCCGACGTGCGCCACGACCTCGCCTTCCTGCTGAAGCGGCAGCAGCATCCCCGGCTCCGGTTTGGCGCAATTGACTGCCTCCGGGGTGACGATTTGCTCGAAGTGTTCGGCCAGGCCCAGCGCTTCCAGCACCGGGTACTGGTACTTCCGGAAGCCGTTGGTCACCGCGGCAAGTGAGTAGCCCCGCGCGCGCAGCTGCGTTAAGACGTGGGGGACCGTCTCTTCCAGCAGGTAACAGTAAGGCTGCGCCGCATATGTTTGGACGAGCGCGGCGATATCCGGCGCGCCGGGCAAGCCCAGCCGGCGCAGGAGCTGGCACGCCAGCTGATCCCAGTCGTAGGCGGCCACCCATTGGCGATTGGCAAACAGCCGTTCCTGTTCCGCGGTTAACGCTTGTGTCACGTCGTACGGCCGCCCCAACCGCTCCGCGACCAATCGTTCCAGTTCCGGAAAAATCGCCTTGCCGAACGGGTTTTGCATCAGGGTGCCGTCCAGGTCAAAGCTGAGCCATCTTTTCATCGCTTCACCTTCTCCATCTCCTGGCCGGGATGTTCCATCAACGCGACAGCCACATGATCCTCTGGCTTCGTCATCATCGAATGGTACGCCGGATGCATGGGGCCTCCTTATCCTGTCGTGTTTCCTTTACGCAAAGTCTACGGCTAACCTGGAGTGCGTGGCAATCCCCCAGTCTGCTCGCGAGGCTCAAATGGGGAGCAAACGAGAGAGAAGAGCTGGTTCAGAACGCGAGCGTCGTGGCAGGAAGAGGCCAAATATTGATTATTGACAATCTCGTTCGCCTGTTTTTATAATGAAGTCGTTCAAAAATAAAAAGGAACGATGTTCCGCTATGAGGAATTGATAGGGGGTGGGAAAAATCAAAAATGCGCCTAGGGACGCTTCATCCGTTCAATCAGTAGATCGTGCTTTGTACGTAATGGAACTATTAAAGGAAAATGTTGATGGCCTGGGAATTACGGAACTGGCAAATCGGATGGGATTAGCGAAAAGCACCATTCACCGGTTGCTCACTTCCTTGAAAAACCAGGGATACGTCAGGCAAGACCCGCTCAGCGAGCGTTATCTTTTGGGCCTGAAGCTGATTGAACTGGGTTCCGTTGTGACTCAATCGCTTGAAATACGAAATATTGCCAAACCATTGATGAACCAATTGGTTCAGGAAACGGGAGAAACGACACATTTGGTCGTGCTGGAAGAGGGTGAAGTGGTGTATATTGAGAAAATTGAAAGCCCTTTCACCATCCGCATGTACTCGCTCATCGGCAAACGCGCCCCGGTTCACTGCACAGGTGTGGGCAAAGCGATGATCGCCCACATTCCGGAAGATGAGGTCCGCAAAATCGTTGAACGGAAGGGGCTGCGGAAGTATACGGAGAACACGATTACGAAGCTCGATGACCTCTTGGCCCATCTCCGGGACATTAGGGAAAAAGGCTACTCGCTTGACAAAGAAGAGCATGAACCCGGTATCTGCTGTGTCGCAGCTCCGATTTTGGACCACAACGGCAAGCCGGTTGCCGGGCTTAGTGTGGCTGGCCCTACGATGCGCATGAATGAGGAAAAAGTTGCGTTTTGCACGGATCGTGTCGTTTTTTACGCTCGCGAGATCTCGAAACACCTTGGATTTCGTGGGTAAAATTTTTTTCGCAAATGTTGGAACAATATTCCGTATTAAGGAACAAGAATACGGTTCGTTTTTTGTCGCATTCAAGGAAACTCGATATACAACATTTGGGGGGTAACAACATGCAATGGAAAAGCATTTTATCCGGTCTTGCTGCCACAGCTCTGCTCGCTTCGCTCGTCGGATGCGGCTCTAGCAACTCCGCTGCACCATCTGATCAGCAGCCAAGCGGCGAGAAAGAGGCGTATCCGCAAAAGCAAATTGAACTGATCGTGCCGTATGCTGCCGGCGGCGGAACGGATGCCGTTGCTCGCGCTTTCGCCGACGCTGCCAACAAGCTTCTGCCTCAACCGATCGGGGTCGTGAACAAAACGGGAGGCGGCGGTGCGGTCGGAATGAGTGAAGGAGCGAAAGCAGAACCAGACGGCTATACCGTGACACTGGTAACCGTGGAAATGACCACGCTGCCGCCGCTGGGCCTGGCGAGCTTTACACCGGAAGATTTTCGACCGGTTGCTCGTCTGAATGCCGACCCGGCCGCGATTACCGTAAGGGCCGATGCGCCGTGGAACACCATCGA contains:
- a CDS encoding IclR family transcriptional regulator yields the protein MGKIKNAPRDASSVQSVDRALYVMELLKENVDGLGITELANRMGLAKSTIHRLLTSLKNQGYVRQDPLSERYLLGLKLIELGSVVTQSLEIRNIAKPLMNQLVQETGETTHLVVLEEGEVVYIEKIESPFTIRMYSLIGKRAPVHCTGVGKAMIAHIPEDEVRKIVERKGLRKYTENTITKLDDLLAHLRDIREKGYSLDKEEHEPGICCVAAPILDHNGKPVAGLSVAGPTMRMNEEKVAFCTDRVVFYAREISKHLGFRG
- a CDS encoding HAD family hydrolase, with amino-acid sequence MKRWLSFDLDGTLMQNPFGKAIFPELERLVAERLGRPYDVTQALTAEQERLFANRQWVAAYDWDQLACQLLRRLGLPGAPDIAALVQTYAAQPYCYLLEETVPHVLTQLRARGYSLAAVTNGFRKYQYPVLEALGLAEHFEQIVTPEAVNCAKPEPGMLLPLQQEGEVVAHVGDRLDHDVQLANRVHTLSVWICRSLPPEVRRIDPRKRISHPLVAACCEQKWAAECQRSGTTPLSAEQMPKVVIGSLAELLACF